Proteins from a genomic interval of Lolium perenne isolate Kyuss_39 chromosome 1, Kyuss_2.0, whole genome shotgun sequence:
- the LOC139833952 gene encoding secreted RxLR effector protein 161-like, with translation MENCNDAPTPLVPSERLSRDEGAPLGADDSFRYCSVVGALQYLTLTRPDISVAVNKVCQFLSQPTDVHWEAVKRILWYVKGTIQTGLQIRKSPLAGISIFTDADCAGDVDDRCSTSGFAVFVGPNLISWSSKKQPTVSRSSTEAEYKALANGAAKAKWVDSLLKELGVTKQRTPILWCDNLGATYLTANPVLHARTKHIEIDFHFVRERVAAGELDVRFISTNDQKYDPPAYQTTGNVLNSVTGSLIRMLQH, from the exons ATGGAGAATTGTAATGATGCTCCTACACCGCTAGTTCCGTCGGAGAGATTGTCACGGGATGAAGGAGCACCTCTTGGTGCCGATGATTCTTTCAGATATTGCAGTGTTGTTGGTGCATTGCAGTACTTGACACTTACACGCCCCGACATCTCCGTTGCAGTTAACAAGGTGTGTCAGTTCCTCTCGCAGCCCACTGATGTGCACTGGGAGGCAGTGAAACGTATACTGTGGTATGTTAAAGGGACAATACAGACTGGCttgcaaatacgcaagtctccacTGGCTGGCATTAGTATATTCACAGATGCAGACTGTGCAGGTGATGTTGATGATAGGTGCTCAACCAGCGGATTTGCTGTGTTTGTTGGTCCGAATCTCATCTCTTGGAGTTCGAAGAAGCAGCCTACAGTTTCTAGATCGAGCACCGAAGCTGAGTATAAAGCTTTGGCTAATGGCGCTGCTAAAGCCAAATGGGTAGACTCACTACTCAAGGAACTTGGTGTGACTAAGCAGCGGACACCTATATTATGGTGTGATAATCTTGGGGCAACGTATCTGACCGCGAATCCAGTCCTCCACGCTCGAACAAAGCACATTGAGATCGATTTCCATTTTGTGCGGGAACGAGTAGCTGCAGGTGAACTGGATGTCAGATTTATTTCCACTAACGATCAG aaatatgatccaccggcgtaccAGACCACCGGTAACGTACTGAATAGTGTGACAGGGTCGTTAATTAGAATGCTTCAGCATTAA